In Paralichthys olivaceus isolate ysfri-2021 chromosome 13, ASM2471397v2, whole genome shotgun sequence, the following are encoded in one genomic region:
- the LOC109631936 gene encoding FXYD domain-containing ion transport regulator 3-like produces the protein MSKICALVLMTLVSMVSAEEENLEDNPFTFDYHRLRVGGLILAAVLCLIGITILFSGHCRCKFNQDKRRRTGSNAQQMLNDQARSCDC, from the exons ATGTCAAAGATCTGTGCTTTGGTGTTGATGACAC TTGTGTCCATGGTgtcagcagaagaagagaacC TGGAAGACAACCCATTTACTTTTG actACCACAGACTGCGTGTTGGAGGCCTGATTCTAGCTGCCGTCCTCTGTCTCATTGGCATCACCATCCTGTTCA GTGGCCACTGCAGATGCAAGTTCAACCAGGACAAGAG gaggaggacaggaagcAATGCTCAGCAGATGCTCAATGACCAAG CTCGTTCCTGTGACTGCTAG